From a region of the Corallococcus coralloides DSM 2259 genome:
- a CDS encoding GNAT family N-acetyltransferase: MAPSSLDWQWKRFNELTLEELYRLLALRSEVFVVEQKSIYLDADGLDAACFHLLGGVPGTGQLGAYLRALPPGLKFPEASLGRVVTAPALRGQRQGRDLVERGLHFLSERFPGAPVRIGAQAYLQRFYEGFGFVAVSDIYDEDGIPHLDMRRG, translated from the coding sequence ATGGCCCCCTCTTCTCTCGACTGGCAGTGGAAGCGCTTCAATGAGCTCACGCTCGAGGAGCTGTACCGGCTGCTCGCGCTGCGCTCCGAAGTCTTCGTCGTGGAGCAGAAGAGCATCTATCTCGATGCGGACGGCCTGGACGCCGCGTGCTTCCACCTGCTCGGGGGCGTCCCGGGCACCGGGCAGTTGGGCGCCTACCTGCGCGCGCTGCCGCCCGGCCTCAAGTTCCCCGAGGCGAGCCTCGGCCGCGTTGTCACCGCGCCAGCGCTGCGCGGGCAGCGGCAGGGCCGCGACCTGGTCGAGCGCGGCCTGCACTTCCTCTCCGAGCGCTTTCCGGGCGCGCCCGTGCGCATCGGGGCGCAGGCCTACCTGCAGCGCTTCTACGAGGGCTTCGGCTTCGTGGCCGTGAGCGACATCTACGACGAGGACGGCATCCCGCACCTCGACATGCGCAGGGGCTGA
- a CDS encoding winged helix-turn-helix transcriptional regulator has translation MATRKPGGPFVATCPTRELLDQLADKWSVLLLLALSDGPVRFNALKRKVEGITQKMLGQTLRRLERNGLVERRVFATVPVTVEYEVTPLGRSLYGIVDAIRNWSIDHIGVVKKARERFDSTHDREHARRAL, from the coding sequence ATGGCCACACGCAAACCGGGAGGCCCCTTCGTCGCGACGTGCCCGACGCGTGAGCTGCTCGACCAGCTCGCTGACAAGTGGTCGGTGTTGCTCCTGCTCGCGCTCTCCGACGGACCGGTGCGCTTCAATGCGCTGAAGCGCAAGGTGGAAGGCATCACGCAGAAGATGCTCGGCCAGACGCTGCGCCGCCTCGAGCGGAATGGCCTTGTCGAGCGCCGCGTCTTCGCGACCGTCCCCGTCACTGTGGAATACGAGGTGACGCCGCTGGGCCGCTCTCTCTACGGCATCGTTGACGCCATCCGGAACTGGTCGATCGACCACATTGGCGTCGTCAAGAAGGCCCGCGAGCGCTTTGACTCAACCCACGACCGCGAGCATGCGCGGCGAGCACTGTGA
- a CDS encoding alpha/beta fold hydrolase produces MNDFQHDVVEANGIAIHVASAGRGPPLLFLHGFPHTWFVWRNVMRALASEHHVIAPDLRGLGATTRAASGYDLDTLVADALAVLDAHTKEPAVLIGLDLGAPIAFLTASRHPSRVKKLVVMEALLGGLPGAETFRPPWWFAFHAIPGMPEEVISGREEAYLDHFFAIGTKRGLPAEARAAFLEAYRGRDSLRCAFAHYRALPENAQLLAKVERLTVPTLAIAGGVVGDALARQIAPLCDHLETARLTDAAHILPEDQPAALAALLRGFARPQG; encoded by the coding sequence ATGAACGACTTCCAGCATGACGTCGTCGAGGCCAACGGGATCGCGATCCACGTCGCATCGGCCGGCAGGGGCCCGCCGCTCCTCTTCCTTCACGGCTTTCCGCACACCTGGTTCGTATGGAGGAACGTGATGCGAGCGCTCGCCAGCGAGCACCACGTCATCGCACCGGACCTCCGGGGGCTCGGAGCCACGACACGGGCGGCGTCGGGCTATGACCTCGACACGCTCGTCGCCGACGCGCTCGCCGTGCTCGACGCGCACACGAAGGAGCCCGCGGTCCTCATTGGCCTCGACCTCGGCGCGCCGATCGCGTTCCTCACCGCCTCGCGCCATCCCTCGCGTGTGAAGAAGCTCGTCGTCATGGAGGCGCTTCTCGGTGGGCTCCCCGGCGCGGAGACGTTCCGTCCGCCGTGGTGGTTTGCGTTCCACGCGATCCCTGGCATGCCGGAGGAGGTCATCTCGGGCCGCGAGGAGGCGTACCTCGACCACTTCTTCGCCATCGGCACGAAGCGCGGCCTTCCCGCCGAGGCACGCGCCGCATTCCTCGAGGCATACCGTGGCCGGGACTCGCTCCGCTGCGCCTTCGCGCACTACCGCGCGCTCCCCGAAAACGCACAGCTGCTTGCGAAGGTCGAGCGCCTGACCGTCCCGACGCTCGCGATCGCCGGGGGCGTCGTCGGCGACGCACTCGCGCGTCAAATCGCGCCGCTGTGCGACCACCTCGAGACCGCGCGCCTCACCGACGCCGCGCACATCCTGCCCGAGGATCAACCCGCGGCGCTCGCGGCGCTCCTGCGAGGCTTCGCCCGGCCGCAGGGCTGA
- a CDS encoding fibronectin type III domain-containing protein, producing MRLNGVEAGWTDSAGELTLELSQGQHQFELQLGTGDDTFSRFEQTLEKGTEPQEVSVRLPRPVRMLAPSEVTTSSVHLVWEQSDDRKFREYKVYASHSPAFDETNGVLVHVGTEVSQTDAQLMGRYVGGGLLLSADTHLYFRVFVLGENGTLAGSNVLHVQTPKWANAANFTRSYRLTLERNFAGAWPIFGVAYDGSALWFLYRQDVGGYYDPDTLTLVQRDPVTLAVLNTFVFEDYRVPTGMTWDGSSLWVSLGGSNNRQLISINPVTGAHEQAFVTTEGTESLAWTGSLLLQSKGYIQGPIERVDLATGGIAGTFINPFTQRGAHRAAGIAYRPGEIWGSDLTHSDLVILDDAGVHIGVVASASIYRHMTFMGDRLVGITGDSLVHVLKVDPQ from the coding sequence GTGAGGCTGAACGGGGTCGAGGCGGGCTGGACGGACTCCGCCGGTGAACTGACCCTTGAGCTCTCCCAGGGGCAGCACCAGTTCGAGCTTCAGCTGGGGACGGGTGACGACACGTTCTCCCGGTTCGAGCAGACCCTGGAGAAGGGCACGGAGCCCCAGGAGGTGAGTGTCCGCCTGCCGAGGCCCGTGCGCATGCTCGCGCCGAGCGAGGTGACGACGTCGAGTGTTCACCTCGTCTGGGAGCAGAGCGACGACAGGAAGTTCCGCGAGTACAAGGTCTACGCCAGCCACTCGCCCGCCTTCGACGAGACGAACGGCGTCCTCGTCCATGTGGGAACCGAGGTCTCCCAGACGGACGCTCAGCTGATGGGCCGGTATGTCGGTGGCGGCCTCCTCCTTTCGGCCGACACCCACCTCTACTTTCGCGTCTTCGTCCTCGGGGAGAATGGCACGCTCGCTGGCAGCAATGTCCTCCATGTCCAGACGCCCAAGTGGGCCAACGCAGCCAACTTCACCCGCTCCTACCGGCTGACCCTCGAGCGCAACTTCGCGGGCGCCTGGCCGATCTTCGGAGTGGCCTACGACGGCAGCGCGCTTTGGTTCCTGTACCGGCAGGATGTGGGGGGCTATTACGATCCTGACACGCTCACGTTGGTGCAGCGCGACCCCGTCACCCTGGCGGTGCTCAATACGTTTGTCTTCGAGGACTACCGGGTGCCCACGGGCATGACCTGGGACGGGTCCTCGCTCTGGGTGAGCCTTGGCGGGAGCAACAACCGACAGCTCATCAGCATCAACCCCGTGACGGGAGCTCATGAGCAGGCCTTCGTGACGACGGAGGGGACGGAATCCCTGGCCTGGACAGGCAGCCTGCTCTTGCAGAGCAAGGGCTACATCCAGGGGCCCATCGAGCGCGTCGACCTCGCGACGGGGGGAATCGCGGGGACCTTCATCAATCCCTTCACGCAACGGGGCGCGCACCGCGCGGCGGGCATTGCCTATCGGCCCGGCGAGATCTGGGGAAGCGACCTGACCCATTCCGACCTCGTCATCCTCGATGACGCCGGTGTGCATATCGGAGTCGTGGCCAGCGCTTCCATCTACAGGCACATGACCTTCATGGGCGACAGGCTGGTGGGCATTACCGGTGACTCCCTGGTCCATGTCCTGAAGGTCGATCCGCAGTGA
- a CDS encoding MazG nucleotide pyrophosphohydrolase domain-containing protein, producing the protein MIELPERAAMPDYQRYIHDLESLHGWLQQDLVHNCFRMGEEVGELFKAVRQYEKQPSEARAREHVGEELVDVLNYLLAIANRAGVDLEQAFREKNARNQQRTW; encoded by the coding sequence ATGATCGAGCTCCCCGAGCGCGCCGCGATGCCGGACTACCAGCGGTACATCCACGACCTGGAGTCGCTGCACGGCTGGCTCCAGCAGGACCTGGTCCACAACTGCTTCCGGATGGGCGAGGAGGTGGGCGAGCTCTTCAAGGCGGTGCGCCAGTACGAAAAGCAGCCCTCCGAGGCGCGGGCTCGCGAGCACGTGGGAGAGGAGCTGGTGGACGTGCTCAACTACCTCCTGGCCATCGCCAACCGCGCGGGCGTGGACCTGGAGCAGGCCTTCCGGGAGAAGAACGCGCGCAACCAGCAGCGCACCTGGTGA
- a CDS encoding ribonuclease E inhibitor RraB, translating to MTDQPDVSPQLLQKNAEQLAKLEPDWSELGPWRQIDYHCRFPDERRSEAFCIKAQKAGFETRAFINDGSGHCVTASVRIEPAALKITQLQEQLMSFLEDSDGYEWSCVDGWSYPPKKQVHFWPSSDNEYAVKARASVLFGSDLVEDPLETRRVPFQASSQARPVFKLVPSEFLRKARAMPPVDPQPTASAFAQWVYSLYGRAEGSEDDVADGKAAEQDIWERRRGAASCNDNRFLRAAGWQWSLIHNGLDLRDRDRANHFLIPALRVNGEPLRASPDLMYASADKSEVMIVEIKFSRQALPKNLWPNVWAQLWCYAQLETVRSARKLTVVGEVWGEKWTRGYRVRGGREPGKALVCLRALVRRDPRASSYDRFFRQLFNIYTGSC from the coding sequence ATGACAGACCAGCCAGACGTCTCGCCGCAACTGCTGCAAAAGAATGCAGAGCAGCTGGCGAAGCTCGAGCCTGACTGGAGCGAGCTAGGGCCTTGGAGGCAAATCGACTACCACTGCAGGTTTCCAGATGAGAGGCGATCTGAGGCTTTCTGCATCAAAGCGCAAAAGGCTGGATTTGAAACCAGAGCATTTATCAATGACGGCAGTGGCCATTGTGTCACGGCTTCTGTGAGGATTGAGCCTGCGGCCCTCAAGATAACGCAACTGCAAGAACAGCTCATGTCATTCTTGGAGGACTCTGACGGTTATGAATGGTCTTGCGTGGATGGTTGGAGCTACCCGCCAAAGAAGCAAGTTCATTTCTGGCCCTCTTCAGACAACGAGTACGCGGTTAAAGCTAGAGCGTCCGTGTTGTTCGGATCCGATTTGGTCGAGGATCCCTTAGAGACAAGAAGAGTTCCATTTCAGGCGTCCAGCCAGGCTCGCCCGGTCTTCAAGCTGGTACCTTCCGAGTTTCTGCGAAAGGCGCGGGCGATGCCGCCGGTGGACCCACAACCCACGGCATCTGCGTTCGCACAATGGGTCTACTCCCTCTACGGTCGAGCCGAAGGCAGCGAAGACGACGTCGCTGACGGGAAGGCGGCAGAGCAAGACATATGGGAGCGGCGACGGGGGGCCGCGAGTTGCAACGACAATCGATTTTTGCGTGCAGCAGGTTGGCAGTGGTCCCTCATTCACAACGGTCTCGACCTACGTGACCGCGACAGGGCCAACCACTTCCTGATTCCCGCTCTTCGGGTGAACGGCGAGCCGCTGCGGGCTTCACCGGACTTGATGTACGCCAGCGCCGACAAGTCCGAGGTCATGATCGTCGAAATCAAGTTCTCGCGACAGGCACTGCCCAAAAACCTCTGGCCCAATGTTTGGGCTCAGCTCTGGTGCTACGCGCAGCTTGAGACGGTTCGCAGCGCGCGGAAGCTAACGGTCGTCGGTGAAGTATGGGGAGAGAAATGGACAAGGGGATACAGAGTTCGGGGTGGGCGTGAGCCGGGGAAGGCTCTCGTCTGCCTGCGAGCGCTGGTGCGGCGAGACCCGCGCGCTTCCTCTTATGATCGGTTCTTCCGCCAGCTATTCAATATTTACACAGGCAGTTGCTGA
- a CDS encoding transposase zinc-binding domain-containing protein — MRCESCKDELLVAFSCKRRGVCPSCNAMRAQVTAAHLVERVLPHVPYRQWTLSFPHRVQGPRGGQVGAVSFIQFFGSALQVTPHFHSLVPDGVFVLGEGCVRFEALPPPTQGEVERLLRVVRLGRTWCCPR; from the coding sequence GTGCGCTGCGAGAGTTGCAAGGACGAACTGCTCGTCGCCTTCTCTTGCAAGAGGCGAGGGGTGTGCCCCTCCTGTAACGCCATGCGGGCGCAGGTGACGGCGGCACACCTGGTGGAGCGGGTGCTGCCGCACGTGCCCTACCGGCAGTGGACGCTGTCCTTTCCGCACCGGGTGCAGGGGCCGCGGGGCGGGCAGGTCGGGGCCGTGTCGTTCATCCAGTTCTTCGGCTCGGCGTTGCAAGTGACGCCGCATTTCCACTCGCTGGTGCCGGACGGCGTCTTCGTGCTGGGAGAGGGCTGCGTGCGCTTCGAGGCGTTGCCGCCGCCCACGCAAGGTGAGGTGGAGCGACTGCTGAGGGTGGTGCGTCTTGGGAGGACATGGTGTTGCCCACGATGA
- a CDS encoding DUF1501 domain-containing protein: protein MPNTSRRTLLKWALGAGQLALLDRAGLLGSSTAHAADVDVPSRLVVLYIPGGYRPAYYFTPMEDADIPLCVPTPSNHSGEPVFFQASQLVNLAPPNGSYKPLRTWQSWNPADPAARGNYSPLMYGYTHFALADQLSVLHGIDQGTNDHSSAFISSMCGVAGADYRAPAVHSVIANHLYEKYRESRPLPFVVVTGERGTPVGMGLPSHASPLRVPSIEALKPMLSAKPSDNPWWTGLDARTEAPELDVRGKPTGGTLKTTAIERFSLTRAQQLLDRSTAKVDNYLEGLHGSLSSVSRVLATDVVSVLEKTKGIEMMTSNRPAYLSSYLSNQSFTYTFGLANFHLTGLDSRMDMALRLLKADLCTSVHVSLQQDFDTHSGLGHGYSCAHGRGMMDNVARFLGELKAAPAPGKPGKTLLDDTLVLVMSEFGRSWASRSSDGSYYLPDDHHPYTSICFAGGNVAGNRQVGSYTTRGLGVPVDIIEENGQASKRVPRSADAVTTALRILGMEAHEFFIPGGYGEVVGLRKA, encoded by the coding sequence ATGCCGAACACCTCTCGTCGCACCCTGCTCAAGTGGGCCCTCGGCGCGGGACAGCTCGCGCTCCTCGATCGCGCGGGGCTCCTCGGTTCGAGCACCGCGCACGCCGCGGACGTCGACGTCCCCTCGCGCCTCGTGGTGCTCTACATCCCCGGCGGCTACCGGCCGGCGTACTACTTCACCCCGATGGAGGACGCGGACATCCCGCTCTGCGTCCCCACGCCCTCCAACCACAGCGGCGAGCCCGTCTTCTTCCAGGCGAGCCAGCTGGTGAACCTCGCGCCTCCGAACGGCTCCTACAAGCCGCTGCGGACGTGGCAGTCGTGGAACCCCGCCGACCCGGCCGCGCGCGGCAACTACAGCCCGCTCATGTACGGCTACACGCACTTCGCGCTGGCGGATCAGCTCAGCGTGCTGCACGGCATCGACCAGGGCACCAACGACCACTCGAGCGCGTTCATCTCCTCGATGTGCGGTGTCGCCGGCGCGGACTACCGGGCGCCCGCCGTGCACTCGGTCATCGCGAACCACCTGTACGAGAAGTACCGCGAGAGCCGGCCGCTGCCCTTCGTCGTCGTCACCGGAGAGCGCGGCACGCCGGTGGGCATGGGGCTGCCCTCCCACGCCTCGCCCCTGCGCGTGCCGTCCATCGAGGCGCTCAAGCCGATGCTCTCGGCGAAGCCCTCGGACAACCCGTGGTGGACGGGGCTCGACGCGCGCACCGAGGCGCCCGAGCTGGACGTGCGCGGGAAGCCCACCGGGGGCACCCTGAAGACGACGGCCATCGAGCGCTTCTCGCTGACGCGCGCCCAGCAGCTCCTGGACCGCTCGACGGCGAAGGTGGACAACTACCTGGAGGGGTTGCACGGCTCGCTGTCGTCGGTGTCGCGCGTGCTCGCGACGGACGTCGTGTCCGTGCTGGAGAAGACCAAGGGCATCGAGATGATGACCTCGAACCGCCCCGCGTACCTGTCGAGCTACCTGTCCAACCAGTCGTTCACGTACACCTTCGGCCTCGCGAACTTCCACCTCACGGGGCTCGACTCGCGCATGGACATGGCGCTGCGCCTGCTCAAGGCGGACCTCTGCACCTCGGTGCACGTCTCGCTGCAGCAGGACTTCGACACGCACAGCGGCCTGGGCCATGGCTACAGCTGCGCGCACGGCCGCGGGATGATGGACAACGTCGCGCGCTTCCTCGGCGAGCTCAAGGCCGCGCCCGCGCCCGGCAAGCCCGGCAAGACGCTGCTCGACGACACGCTCGTGCTGGTGATGAGCGAGTTCGGCCGGAGCTGGGCCTCGCGGAGCAGCGACGGCAGCTACTACCTGCCGGACGATCACCACCCCTACACGTCCATCTGCTTCGCGGGCGGGAACGTGGCGGGGAACCGGCAGGTGGGCTCGTACACCACGCGCGGGCTCGGCGTCCCGGTGGACATCATCGAGGAGAACGGCCAGGCCTCGAAGCGCGTGCCCCGCTCCGCGGACGCGGTGACGACCGCGCTGCGCATCCTGGGCATGGAGGCGCACGAGTTCTTCATCCCCGGCGGCTACGGCGAGGTCGTGGGGCTCCGGAAGGCGTAG
- a CDS encoding Kelch repeat-containing protein, translating into MSLSSWKALVVVPLFLCLACSPEVEPVETEAPAVEASQSSALTVYPAGSLLTARYQHTATLLSNGKVLVVGGGTPTETATTELYDPATATSSAGPSLSFARRSHTATLLQDGSVLIVAGIGPSAILSSVERYQPATNTWTTVAPLPRISYGHSATLLSDGRVLVVGGVGGASGGTSAHIYDPVANTWTATGSLPSAMGFHSAVRLADGRVLLSGGGSTTSLAQLWTPSTGTWTVVASMNYARSDHTLHLLSNGKALAVGTEQMTEAYDPATNVWTNTGNTAVQHFSAPSVMRPNGTIVLAGGSYNNTTVELYTPTTGTWGTVGSLAQSRRSHPTVALPDGRVLFLGGTGTSSTGSMVPLASIEKFDLSPPPCTPTTCAAQGKNCGTLSNGCGGTLSCGTCGSGLTCTNNVCGTGAPASCSHDVCTSGTALSNSCGTCANKVCTIDPFCCNSAWDSICVSEANSNCVITQPGCVAQ; encoded by the coding sequence ATGTCCCTGTCGTCTTGGAAGGCATTGGTTGTTGTTCCCCTGTTTCTCTGTCTCGCGTGCAGCCCCGAAGTCGAGCCCGTGGAGACGGAGGCACCCGCCGTCGAGGCGTCCCAGTCCTCCGCGCTCACCGTGTATCCCGCTGGCTCCCTGCTGACGGCGCGTTATCAACACACCGCCACGTTGCTCTCCAATGGCAAGGTGCTGGTGGTGGGCGGCGGGACTCCCACGGAGACCGCGACCACGGAGCTGTATGACCCGGCCACCGCCACGTCGAGCGCCGGTCCCTCGCTGAGCTTCGCGCGCCGCTCGCATACCGCCACGCTGTTGCAGGACGGCAGCGTGCTCATCGTGGCTGGCATCGGGCCGAGCGCCATCCTGTCCTCGGTCGAGCGCTATCAGCCCGCCACGAACACCTGGACCACCGTGGCCCCCCTGCCCCGCATCAGCTACGGACACAGCGCCACGCTGCTCTCGGACGGGCGGGTGCTGGTAGTGGGCGGCGTGGGCGGTGCGTCGGGCGGCACGTCGGCGCACATCTACGATCCGGTCGCGAACACCTGGACCGCCACGGGCTCGCTCCCCTCCGCGATGGGCTTCCACTCCGCGGTGCGGCTCGCGGATGGGCGCGTGCTCCTTTCGGGCGGCGGCTCCACCACCAGCCTCGCCCAGCTCTGGACGCCCTCCACGGGCACCTGGACGGTCGTGGCGTCGATGAACTACGCCCGCAGTGACCACACCCTCCACCTGCTCTCCAACGGGAAGGCGCTCGCCGTCGGCACCGAGCAGATGACGGAGGCGTACGACCCGGCCACCAACGTCTGGACGAACACCGGGAACACGGCGGTCCAGCACTTCTCCGCGCCGTCAGTCATGCGCCCCAACGGCACCATCGTCCTGGCCGGTGGCTCCTACAACAACACCACGGTGGAGCTCTACACGCCCACCACCGGCACCTGGGGCACGGTGGGGTCGCTCGCGCAGTCGCGCAGGAGCCATCCCACCGTCGCGCTGCCGGACGGCCGCGTCCTGTTCCTGGGAGGAACGGGCACCAGCAGCACGGGCTCCATGGTGCCGCTGGCCAGCATCGAGAAGTTCGACCTGTCCCCTCCGCCGTGCACGCCGACGACGTGCGCCGCGCAGGGCAAGAACTGCGGCACCCTTTCCAACGGCTGTGGCGGCACGCTGAGCTGCGGCACCTGTGGCTCGGGGTTGACGTGCACCAACAACGTCTGTGGAACGGGCGCTCCCGCATCCTGCTCCCATGACGTGTGCACGTCTGGCACCGCGCTGAGCAATAGCTGCGGCACCTGCGCGAACAAGGTGTGCACGATCGATCCGTTCTGCTGCAACTCGGCCTGGGACAGCATCTGTGTCAGCGAGGCCAACAGCAATTGCGTCATCACGCAGCCCGGCTGCGTCGCGCAGTAG
- a CDS encoding FAD-dependent oxidoreductase, whose product METPGRRFGSAVVIGGSMAGLLSARVLADHFDKVTLVERDVRGEGPAARKGVPQGPHIHVLLDTGRRILDKYFPDLFEQLQVQGAELIDSSGDLAWHHFGVWKLRRTSGIPGLLCTRPLLEWNVLRRVKARPNVAVREGCSIEGLISDEKGTGRITGVRVKTPQGEESWEADLVVDASGRGSRMPQWLEAIGYARPEEEQVIVDLSYTTCLHEPPPHFQKEWKALFLYPSPPKAWRAGFISHVEGGRWLVTLNGYFGEHAPTEYAGFLEYARSLTRPDLYEYLKEATPIGPISQHKVKDCRWRHYEKLPRFPEGLVILGDAACAFNPLYGQGMSVAGLGAELLDTCLREQAERGELSGLAQRFRERLPEVIRLPWLLGTGMDLLYPQAVGKRPFGLGLLHWYILRLMERTSTDAHVHRQFYRILHLHAGLEAVLQPSVALPVLGHGVMSLLRPLKRLANTETRPPPL is encoded by the coding sequence TTGGAAACCCCTGGACGCAGATTCGGAAGCGCCGTGGTCATCGGCGGCAGCATGGCGGGGCTCCTGAGCGCGCGGGTGCTCGCGGACCACTTCGACAAGGTGACGCTGGTGGAGCGGGATGTCCGGGGGGAGGGGCCCGCCGCGCGCAAAGGTGTTCCGCAAGGGCCGCACATCCACGTGCTGTTGGACACGGGCCGGCGCATCCTCGACAAGTACTTCCCGGACCTGTTCGAGCAACTCCAGGTCCAGGGCGCCGAACTCATCGACTCGAGTGGAGACCTCGCCTGGCACCACTTCGGGGTGTGGAAGCTGCGCCGCACCAGCGGCATCCCCGGGCTGCTGTGCACCCGGCCCCTGCTCGAGTGGAACGTCCTGCGCCGGGTGAAGGCGCGGCCCAACGTCGCGGTGCGCGAGGGCTGCTCCATCGAAGGGCTCATCTCCGATGAGAAGGGCACGGGGCGCATCACGGGCGTCCGGGTCAAGACACCCCAGGGCGAGGAGTCGTGGGAGGCGGACCTCGTCGTGGATGCCAGTGGCCGGGGCTCGCGGATGCCTCAGTGGTTGGAGGCCATCGGCTACGCGCGCCCGGAGGAAGAGCAGGTCATCGTGGACCTTTCCTACACGACGTGCCTGCACGAGCCGCCGCCCCACTTCCAGAAGGAATGGAAGGCGCTCTTCCTCTATCCAAGTCCTCCCAAGGCCTGGCGCGCGGGTTTCATCTCACACGTGGAGGGAGGCCGGTGGCTCGTCACCCTCAATGGCTACTTCGGGGAGCACGCGCCCACCGAGTACGCGGGGTTCCTCGAGTACGCGCGCTCACTGACGCGTCCGGACCTGTACGAGTACCTGAAAGAGGCCACGCCGATAGGGCCCATCTCCCAGCACAAGGTGAAGGACTGCCGGTGGCGGCACTACGAGAAGCTGCCCCGCTTTCCCGAGGGGCTGGTCATCCTGGGAGACGCCGCGTGTGCCTTCAACCCCCTCTACGGGCAAGGCATGTCGGTGGCGGGGCTTGGCGCCGAGTTGCTGGACACCTGCCTTCGCGAGCAGGCCGAACGAGGCGAGCTATCGGGACTGGCGCAGCGCTTCCGCGAGCGGCTGCCTGAAGTCATCCGGCTCCCGTGGCTGTTGGGCACGGGCATGGACCTGCTGTATCCGCAGGCCGTCGGGAAGCGGCCCTTCGGGCTGGGCTTGCTGCATTGGTACATCCTGCGGCTGATGGAGCGCACGTCGACCGACGCACACGTCCATCGCCAGTTCTACCGGATACTGCACCTGCATGCGGGGCTGGAGGCGGTTCTCCAGCCCTCCGTGGCCTTGCCCGTGTTGGGCCACGGCGTCATGTCGCTCCTCCGCCCGCTCAAGCGGCTGGCGAATACCGAGACACGGCCTCCCCCTCTTTAG
- the greB gene encoding transcription elongation factor GreB: MSQEAPEPPDDTPEDEEAGEQAPFRRYLTRAGAERMHRELLQLLNEARPKVTAEVSAAAAQGDRSENAEYIYGKKRLREIDRRIRFLSKRLDTATIVTPSEQGDRSKVYFGATVTLEDEGGIRSTYQIVGSDEIDASGGRISVESPMGRALLRKALGDTVEVRRPRGEIELTLVDIRYD, from the coding sequence ATGTCCCAGGAAGCTCCCGAACCGCCCGACGACACCCCCGAGGACGAAGAGGCAGGGGAGCAGGCCCCGTTCCGCCGCTACCTCACCCGCGCGGGCGCCGAGCGCATGCACCGCGAGTTGCTCCAGCTCCTCAACGAGGCCCGCCCCAAGGTCACCGCCGAGGTCTCCGCCGCCGCCGCCCAGGGCGACCGTTCAGAAAACGCCGAATACATCTACGGCAAGAAGCGCCTCCGGGAGATCGACCGGCGCATCCGCTTCCTCTCCAAGCGCCTGGACACCGCCACCATCGTCACCCCTTCCGAACAGGGCGACCGCTCGAAAGTCTACTTCGGCGCCACCGTTACCCTGGAGGACGAGGGCGGAATCCGCAGCACGTACCAGATTGTCGGTTCGGACGAGATCGACGCCTCCGGAGGCCGCATCAGCGTCGAGTCACCCATGGGCCGCGCGCTCCTTCGCAAGGCCCTGGGCGACACCGTGGAGGTGCGGCGCCCACGGGGTGAGATTGAACTCACCCTGGTGGACATCCGCTACGACTAG